The following proteins are encoded in a genomic region of Gossypium hirsutum isolate 1008001.06 chromosome D05, Gossypium_hirsutum_v2.1, whole genome shotgun sequence:
- the LOC107905993 gene encoding uncharacterized protein encodes MEEVGRDRTGCENLQRALSECHQRFGPGATRDAACRHLNRALAECLVSFVCPEESEAVRTLCGSGGTRLKRSQCQQAQLSLSVCISSHQPD; translated from the coding sequence ATGGAAGAAGTCGGCCGCGATCGAACCGGGTGCGAGAATCTCCAGAGGGCGCTAAGCGAGTGCCACCAACGTTTCGGACCTGGTGCGACGCGGGACGCGGCATGTCGGCACTTGAACCGAGCCCTAGCGGAGTGCTTGGTCTCGTTTGTGTGCCCCGAAGAATCGGAGGCGGTTAGGACACTGTGCGGCAGCGGTGGAACCCGGCTGAAGCGGTCCCAGTGCCAGCAGGCCCAGCTTTCTCTCTCAGTCTGCATTTCTTCTCATCAACCAGATTGA